In the genome of Thermus sp. LT1-2-5, one region contains:
- a CDS encoding tetratricopeptide repeat protein, which translates to MRGVLEALHQGDYDTAIDRLTRKALFGAKEEAKEALLLLAEVYSLYGEEGLERAHRALEEAYELGELEYNPLYRALLAELLALEGRGEREVLPLFLPTEDPRARYHQAQALFYLGRFEEVLGTLKEGLPAFLAWRAEALKGRALERLGRHREAALAYERGAELALGLERYWLLLDAAAMWVEAGEGERALLALKEAEEEVGEVEGAEDAATRHYLLARAHLLLENPNRALDEVQEALRNEEESGHKAYGTPLLMGQILQRLGRYEEAMAAFQEALRRAEGGERPYVLHEMGVAALDQGAFLEAEEYLRALVEEEGYPYRAQALADLAEALYRQGRYQEAVGVAQEAMAQGAEAAGELILGHVAYDLMHLEEALAHYRKAAELSEEGSREWVGAQEMVVDTLAQLGYRFPEEILARAEAVLPHVHPADEWHQALLAYRERAEAILRQGRRPN; encoded by the coding sequence ATGAGGGGGGTCCTCGAGGCCCTGCACCAGGGAGACTACGATACCGCCATCGATCGCCTCACCCGCAAGGCCCTTTTCGGCGCCAAGGAGGAGGCCAAGGAGGCCCTTTTGCTCCTGGCCGAGGTGTATAGCCTCTACGGGGAGGAGGGGCTGGAGCGGGCCCACAGGGCCTTGGAGGAGGCGTACGAGCTCGGGGAGCTGGAGTATAACCCCCTTTACCGGGCCCTTTTGGCCGAGCTTTTGGCCTTGGAAGGGCGGGGCGAGCGGGAGGTCCTCCCCCTCTTTCTGCCCACGGAGGACCCCCGGGCCCGTTACCATCAGGCCCAGGCCCTCTTCTACCTAGGCCGCTTCGAAGAGGTGTTGGGGACGCTTAAGGAGGGGCTTCCCGCCTTCTTGGCCTGGCGGGCGGAGGCGCTTAAGGGGAGGGCCCTAGAGCGGCTTGGCCGCCACCGGGAGGCGGCCCTGGCCTACGAGCGGGGGGCGGAGCTCGCCCTGGGGCTTGAGCGCTACTGGCTCCTCCTGGACGCCGCCGCCATGTGGGTGGAGGCGGGGGAGGGGGAGCGGGCCCTTTTGGCCCTGAAGGAGGCGGAGGAGGAGGTGGGGGAGGTGGAGGGGGCGGAGGACGCGGCCACCCGCCACTACCTGTTGGCCCGGGCCCACCTCCTGTTGGAAAACCCCAACCGGGCCCTGGATGAGGTGCAGGAGGCCTTGAGGAACGAGGAGGAAAGCGGCCATAAGGCCTACGGCACCCCCCTCCTCATGGGGCAGATCCTGCAGCGGCTAGGCCGCTACGAGGAGGCCATGGCCGCCTTCCAAGAGGCCTTGCGGCGGGCGGAAGGGGGGGAACGCCCTTACGTGCTCCACGAGATGGGGGTGGCGGCCTTGGACCAGGGGGCCTTCCTCGAGGCCGAGGAGTACCTGCGGGCCCTGGTGGAGGAGGAGGGCTACCCCTACCGGGCCCAGGCCCTGGCGGACCTGGCGGAGGCCCTCTACCGCCAAGGGCGCTACCAGGAGGCGGTGGGGGTGGCCCAGGAGGCCATGGCCCAAGGGGCGGAGGCGGCGGGGGAGCTCATCTTGGGCCACGTGGCCTACGACCTCATGCATCTGGAGGAGGCTTTGGCCCACTACCGCAAGGCGGCGGAGCTTTCCGAGGAGGGGAGCCGGGAGTGGGTGGGGGCCCAGGAGATGGTGGTGGACACCTTGGCCCAGTTGGGCTACCGCTTTCCCGAGGAGATCCTGGCCCGGGCCGAGGCGGTGCTGCCCCACGTCCACCCCGCCGACGAGTGGCACCAGGCCCTCCTGGCCTACCGGGAGCGGGCCGAGGCCATCCTGCGCCAGGGCAGGCGGCCCAACTAG